A stretch of Paraburkholderia phenazinium DNA encodes these proteins:
- a CDS encoding MFS transporter — MTAWYRSMTRPQRQTFWGCLMGWALDAMDVQLFAFVIPTLITVWGMTKSQAGIVGTAALITSAVGGVIAGLLADRIGRVRVLQITIVWFAVFTGLSAFTNSFHQLLLTRSLQGLGFGGEWAAGAVLIGEAVDKRIRGRAVGTVQAGWPIGYALAALAYFIIFSLLPAEMAWRWLFLVGVLPALSVVWMRRNVPESEAFKATADVREKTSIFTNLSLMFSRNMIGRTLTASMLAAGALGGNYTILTWLVTYLRQTHSMSVGNTTTYLAINILGSFCGYVGAAYLSDLLGRRRTFVLSALGATLAILSYTYLPVMGLTMLLLGFLVGMFQSGIVSGMGACFSELFPAQIRASAGGFSYNFGRASGSLVPAAVGITSAGYGLGASIGAWAAAAYAVVFIAALAMPETRNKELELHV, encoded by the coding sequence ATGACAGCGTGGTACCGCAGCATGACTCGCCCGCAACGGCAAACGTTCTGGGGATGTCTGATGGGTTGGGCGCTGGACGCCATGGATGTCCAATTATTTGCCTTCGTGATTCCGACGTTGATCACGGTGTGGGGCATGACCAAATCGCAGGCGGGTATCGTCGGCACAGCGGCCCTGATCACGTCGGCCGTCGGCGGCGTGATTGCAGGACTGTTGGCTGACCGCATCGGCCGGGTGCGGGTGCTGCAGATCACCATCGTATGGTTCGCCGTGTTTACCGGCTTGTCGGCTTTCACGAACTCCTTTCACCAGTTGCTGCTGACGAGAAGTCTGCAAGGACTGGGATTCGGCGGTGAATGGGCGGCGGGCGCGGTATTGATCGGCGAAGCGGTCGACAAGCGCATTCGCGGACGTGCAGTCGGCACGGTACAGGCCGGCTGGCCCATCGGGTATGCGTTGGCTGCGCTCGCCTATTTCATCATCTTCAGCCTGTTGCCTGCTGAAATGGCGTGGCGTTGGCTGTTTCTTGTCGGCGTGCTGCCGGCCCTCTCCGTGGTCTGGATGCGCCGCAATGTACCGGAGTCCGAAGCGTTTAAGGCAACCGCGGACGTGCGCGAGAAAACCAGCATCTTCACCAATCTCAGCCTGATGTTTTCGCGCAATATGATTGGCCGCACCTTGACCGCTTCGATGCTGGCTGCTGGAGCGCTAGGTGGGAACTATACGATCCTAACCTGGCTGGTGACGTATCTGCGGCAAACGCACAGCATGTCGGTGGGCAACACCACGACCTACCTCGCGATCAATATCCTCGGCTCGTTTTGCGGCTATGTCGGTGCGGCCTATCTGAGCGATCTGCTCGGACGCCGCAGGACGTTCGTGCTGTCCGCACTCGGCGCCACGCTGGCGATTCTCAGCTACACCTACCTGCCTGTCATGGGCCTGACCATGCTGCTCCTGGGCTTTCTGGTCGGCATGTTCCAGTCGGGCATCGTCTCCGGCATGGGCGCCTGCTTTTCCGAACTGTTTCCCGCGCAGATTCGCGCTAGCGCGGGGGGCTTCTCCTATAACTTTGGCCGCGCGTCCGGGTCACTGGTGCCGGCTGCGGTCGGCATCACCAGTGCCGGATACGGTCTGGGCGCTTCGATAGGCGCCTGGGCCGCCGCCGCGTACGCGGTGGTTTTTATCGCCGCGCTGGCCATGCCCGAAACCCGCAACAAGGAGCTTGAATTACATGTCTGA
- a CDS encoding bifunctional salicylyl-CoA 5-hydroxylase/oxidoreductase encodes MRIVCIGGGPAGLYFGLLMKGRNPAHEVTVIERNRPYDTFGWGVVFSDQTLGNLRAADAPSADAILDAFNHWDDIEINFRGEKIRSSGHGFCGIGRKRLLNILQARCEALGVKLVFETQVTDDAAYEADLIIACDGANSAIRQKYAATYQPDIDMRDCRFVWLGTKKLFEAFTFAFEETEWGWFQAHAYRFDDQTSTFIVETPERVWRAAGLDEMSKEDSIAFCEKLFAKYLDGNALLSNAAHLRGSSQWIRFPRVVNREWVHWRSNANGTPDTPVVLMGDAAHTAHFSIGSGTKLALEDSIELANSIDAHPGDLAAALKHYTEVRSVGVLRIQNAARNSTEWFEHVDRYTAFEPEQFAYSLLTRSQRISHENLRERDAGYVSGFEDWLASRSGIERAPAKPSVPPMFTPFKLRGVTLKNRVVVSPMAQYSAVDGVAGDYHLMHLAARAMGGAALVMTEMTCVSPEARITPGCPGMYAPEHLAAWKRIVELVHRQSDAKIGMQLGHAGAKASTRVSWEGIDQPLPDGNWSLVSASPQQYLRGVSQWSREASLDDLREIEAQFVRSTEMAADADFDWLELHCAHGYFLSSFLSPLTNQRSDEYGGSLQNRLRYPLEVFAAIRKVWPQDKPISVRISAHDWVDGGTTPDDAVEIARAFKAAGADMIDVSSGQVSKEEKPVYGRMFQTPFADRIRNEAGIATIAVGAISEADHVNSIIAAGRADLCAIARPHLANPSWTLNEAAKIGYFDVMWPKQYTAAKSQLERNLERERAQAAANAGLSPQERAQRAEGTV; translated from the coding sequence ATGCGCATCGTCTGTATTGGAGGAGGACCGGCCGGCCTGTACTTCGGGCTGTTGATGAAGGGCCGCAACCCGGCGCATGAGGTCACGGTCATCGAACGCAACCGGCCCTACGACACGTTCGGCTGGGGCGTGGTGTTCTCAGACCAGACGCTCGGCAACCTCCGCGCAGCGGACGCACCCAGCGCGGACGCCATACTCGACGCCTTCAATCACTGGGACGACATCGAAATCAATTTCCGCGGCGAAAAGATCCGCTCGTCCGGCCATGGCTTTTGCGGCATCGGCCGCAAGCGCCTGTTGAATATCCTGCAAGCGCGGTGCGAAGCACTCGGCGTCAAACTCGTGTTCGAAACCCAGGTAACGGACGACGCCGCTTACGAGGCCGATCTGATCATCGCCTGCGACGGCGCGAACAGCGCCATTCGTCAGAAGTATGCCGCGACCTACCAGCCCGACATCGACATGCGCGACTGTCGCTTCGTCTGGCTAGGCACGAAAAAACTTTTCGAAGCATTCACGTTCGCTTTCGAAGAAACCGAATGGGGCTGGTTTCAGGCCCATGCCTATCGGTTCGACGATCAGACCTCCACGTTCATCGTCGAAACACCGGAGCGCGTCTGGCGTGCTGCCGGCCTCGACGAGATGAGCAAGGAAGACAGCATCGCCTTCTGCGAGAAGCTGTTCGCCAAGTATCTGGACGGCAATGCGTTGCTCTCGAACGCCGCGCATCTGCGCGGCTCATCGCAATGGATTCGCTTTCCACGCGTGGTCAATCGGGAATGGGTGCACTGGCGCAGCAATGCCAACGGCACCCCGGACACACCGGTCGTGCTGATGGGCGACGCCGCCCACACGGCCCACTTTTCAATCGGCTCGGGCACCAAGCTCGCGCTGGAAGATTCGATTGAACTCGCCAACAGCATCGACGCGCATCCCGGCGATCTGGCCGCCGCGCTCAAGCACTACACCGAAGTGCGCAGCGTCGGCGTGCTGCGCATTCAAAACGCGGCACGTAACTCGACGGAGTGGTTCGAGCACGTCGACCGCTATACCGCGTTCGAACCGGAGCAGTTCGCGTATTCGCTGCTGACGCGCTCACAGCGCATCTCGCATGAAAATCTGCGTGAGCGCGATGCGGGCTACGTGTCCGGGTTCGAAGACTGGCTTGCATCACGCTCCGGTATAGAACGCGCGCCAGCAAAACCCTCCGTCCCGCCAATGTTCACACCGTTCAAGCTGCGCGGCGTGACGCTCAAGAACCGTGTGGTGGTCTCGCCGATGGCGCAGTACTCCGCCGTCGACGGTGTCGCCGGCGACTATCACCTCATGCATCTGGCCGCGCGCGCCATGGGTGGCGCCGCACTTGTGATGACGGAAATGACCTGCGTGTCGCCTGAGGCGCGCATTACGCCGGGATGCCCCGGCATGTACGCACCGGAACATCTCGCCGCGTGGAAGCGCATCGTTGAACTCGTACATCGGCAGTCGGATGCGAAGATCGGCATGCAGCTAGGGCATGCAGGCGCCAAAGCATCGACACGTGTGAGTTGGGAGGGCATCGATCAGCCGCTGCCCGACGGCAACTGGTCTCTCGTGTCGGCTTCGCCGCAACAGTATCTGCGCGGCGTCAGCCAATGGTCGCGCGAAGCAAGCCTCGACGATCTGCGCGAAATCGAAGCGCAATTCGTCCGCTCAACGGAAATGGCCGCGGACGCGGACTTCGACTGGCTCGAACTGCACTGCGCCCACGGCTATTTCCTGTCGAGCTTCCTCTCGCCGCTAACCAACCAGCGTAGCGACGAATACGGTGGCTCGCTGCAGAACCGCCTGCGTTATCCGTTGGAAGTGTTCGCTGCGATCCGCAAAGTCTGGCCGCAGGACAAACCTATCTCCGTACGCATTTCCGCTCACGACTGGGTAGACGGCGGCACGACGCCGGACGACGCGGTAGAAATCGCCCGCGCTTTCAAGGCAGCAGGCGCGGACATGATCGACGTATCTTCAGGCCAGGTTAGCAAAGAAGAAAAGCCCGTCTACGGCCGCATGTTCCAGACGCCGTTCGCCGACCGCATCCGCAACGAAGCCGGTATTGCGACAATCGCCGTCGGTGCGATCTCCGAAGCGGATCACGTGAACAGCATCATCGCCGCCGGCCGCGCGGATCTGTGCGCGATAGCAAGGCCGCATCTGGCGAATCCTTCCTGGACGCTCAATGAAGCTGCAAAAATCGGCTATTTCGATGTGATGTGGCCCAAGCAATACACGGCAGCGAAGTCGCAACTCGAACGCAATCTCGAGCGCGAGCGCGCTCAGGCCGCGGCAAACGCAGGCCTCTCGCCGCAAGAACGCGCACAACGCGCAGAAGGAACGGTGTGA
- a CDS encoding surface-adhesin E family protein yields the protein MLKKGVICAALLSMSMTALAENWKVFQWNNDTTLRYDTESITHKGKITATWVSATYAQPAVRPGYSVPLTRQVSHWIFNCADKTTAIGQVVSYGADGNQVDSNPGDPNDFRSVTPHSVADAMMNTVCPR from the coding sequence ATGCTCAAGAAAGGGGTAATCTGCGCCGCGCTGCTGTCCATGTCGATGACGGCATTGGCGGAGAACTGGAAGGTATTTCAATGGAACAACGATACTACGCTCAGGTACGACACCGAGTCGATCACGCATAAGGGCAAAATCACTGCCACGTGGGTTTCCGCCACTTACGCGCAGCCTGCCGTACGCCCTGGGTACAGTGTCCCGCTCACTAGGCAGGTCTCGCACTGGATCTTCAACTGCGCCGACAAGACGACTGCCATCGGCCAGGTCGTGTCTTACGGTGCAGACGGTAACCAGGTGGATTCAAACCCCGGCGATCCAAACGACTTCCGTAGCGTAACGCCGCACTCGGTTGCCGATGCGATGATGAACACGGTGTGCCCACGCTGA
- a CDS encoding SDR family oxidoreductase produces MTGKFDSRVVVVTGGTSGIGLATATRFAAEGASVFITGRRQQELDAATRKIGGRVTGVRADMSKLADIDRLYDAVQQKHSHIDVLFTNAGGGSMLPLGSITEEHYDDTFGRNVKAVVFTVQKALPLLRDGASIILAGSVTGSTGTAAFSIYSASKAAVRNLARSWTLDLKDRGIRVNVVSPGPIKTPGLVELAGNDPAQQQGLLDHMAAQVPLGRVGNPEEIANAVLFLASDEASFIAGAEFFVDGGMAQV; encoded by the coding sequence ATGACTGGCAAATTTGATAGCAGGGTCGTGGTTGTAACCGGCGGCACCAGTGGCATTGGCCTTGCGACAGCCACCCGATTCGCGGCCGAAGGGGCTTCGGTTTTTATCACCGGCCGTCGCCAGCAGGAACTGGATGCCGCGACCAGAAAGATCGGTGGCCGCGTGACCGGTGTGCGTGCCGATATGTCGAAGCTTGCAGACATCGATCGTCTGTACGACGCGGTTCAGCAAAAGCATTCTCATATCGATGTGCTCTTCACTAACGCGGGCGGCGGTTCGATGCTGCCGCTTGGATCGATCACCGAAGAGCACTACGACGACACCTTCGGACGCAACGTGAAAGCGGTTGTCTTCACGGTCCAGAAGGCGCTTCCGCTGCTTCGGGATGGAGCGTCCATTATTTTGGCGGGATCCGTTACGGGATCGACCGGGACAGCCGCTTTCAGCATCTACAGTGCATCGAAGGCCGCCGTGCGCAATCTCGCTCGCAGCTGGACGCTCGATCTCAAGGATCGCGGTATCCGTGTCAACGTGGTGAGCCCGGGGCCGATCAAGACGCCGGGGCTTGTCGAACTTGCGGGCAATGACCCAGCGCAGCAACAGGGGCTTCTTGATCACATGGCGGCACAGGTGCCTCTCGGTCGCGTTGGCAACCCTGAGGAAATCGCCAACGCGGTACTCTTCCTTGCCTCGGATGAAGCGAGTTTCATCGCTGGCGCTGAATTCTTTGTTGACGGGGGCATGGCGCAGGTTTGA
- a CDS encoding thiamine pyrophosphate-binding protein, translated as MSDLTPQPGRTGGRILVDALVLNGVDSVYCVPGESYLPVLDALRDATAIRTYVARHEGAAANMADAYGKLTGRPGICFVTRGPGATHASIGVHTASQDSTPMILFVGQVERGFLGREAFQEVDYRRMFGGIAKWVTEIEDLARIPEVLARAFSVAMSGRPGPVVIALPEDILFGSGVVGDAHPSQAVQAAPTAEDMDALQTLFSEARQPLVVVGGSGWDEQACAHLLGFARRYGLPVAASFRRQDLLDNRTDNYVGQIGLGISPQLAERVKAADLLIAVGTRLSEVSSGGYTLVQSPVPKQKLVHVHADANELGRVYQARLAINAGMRHFAKALDALPGIDVNWSAWTQAARDAYLAHSTPQPPHPDHSGVDLAQVVAHLNDVLPDDALVSNGAGNYTVWVHRFYRYRRHATELAPTSGAMGYGLPAAVAAKLKHPQRQVVCFAGDGCFMMYPQELATAVQYGAAVIVIVVNNGMLGTIRMHQEREYPGRISSTSLQNPGFVALAHAFGAFGEVVERTEDFPAAFARAQAAGIPALLELRTDPRQITPALRLE; from the coding sequence ATGTCTGACTTGACTCCGCAGCCTGGCCGAACCGGTGGTCGCATCCTGGTCGACGCGTTGGTCCTCAATGGTGTGGACAGCGTCTATTGTGTGCCTGGTGAGAGCTATCTGCCGGTACTCGATGCCCTGCGCGATGCGACTGCAATCCGCACCTATGTGGCCCGTCACGAAGGGGCCGCTGCCAATATGGCCGATGCCTATGGCAAATTGACGGGCCGTCCGGGCATCTGTTTTGTGACACGCGGGCCAGGCGCGACGCATGCCAGCATCGGGGTGCACACCGCCAGCCAGGATTCGACGCCGATGATTCTGTTTGTCGGGCAAGTCGAACGCGGCTTTCTGGGGCGCGAGGCCTTCCAGGAGGTGGACTATCGGCGCATGTTCGGCGGCATCGCAAAGTGGGTGACGGAGATTGAAGACCTGGCGCGCATTCCCGAAGTACTGGCACGCGCTTTCAGTGTCGCGATGTCAGGACGGCCAGGCCCGGTGGTGATCGCGCTACCCGAAGATATCCTGTTCGGTTCAGGCGTAGTGGGTGATGCCCATCCCTCGCAGGCGGTCCAGGCCGCGCCCACCGCCGAAGACATGGACGCCTTGCAGACGCTGTTCAGCGAAGCGCGTCAGCCGCTGGTGGTGGTAGGCGGATCCGGCTGGGACGAGCAGGCCTGCGCGCACTTGCTGGGCTTTGCGCGGCGCTACGGATTGCCCGTGGCGGCCTCGTTCAGACGTCAGGATCTGCTCGATAATCGTACGGACAACTACGTAGGGCAGATCGGACTCGGGATTTCGCCGCAACTGGCTGAACGCGTCAAGGCGGCCGACCTGCTGATCGCCGTCGGCACGCGCCTGAGCGAAGTCAGTTCCGGCGGCTATACGCTGGTGCAAAGCCCTGTGCCGAAGCAAAAGCTGGTTCACGTCCATGCCGATGCAAACGAACTGGGCCGGGTGTATCAGGCACGGCTGGCCATCAATGCCGGCATGCGCCACTTTGCGAAGGCGCTAGACGCGTTGCCCGGTATCGACGTGAACTGGTCCGCGTGGACTCAGGCCGCACGCGACGCTTACCTCGCGCACTCGACGCCGCAACCGCCACACCCCGACCACAGCGGTGTGGATCTGGCGCAGGTAGTGGCCCATCTGAACGACGTGTTGCCTGACGATGCTTTGGTCAGCAACGGTGCGGGCAACTACACCGTGTGGGTTCATCGCTTCTATCGCTATCGCCGGCATGCAACGGAACTGGCGCCGACTAGCGGTGCGATGGGTTACGGGTTGCCTGCGGCGGTCGCCGCCAAGCTGAAGCACCCGCAACGTCAGGTAGTGTGCTTTGCCGGCGACGGTTGCTTCATGATGTATCCGCAAGAACTCGCGACAGCGGTACAGTACGGCGCGGCTGTTATCGTGATCGTGGTGAATAACGGCATGCTCGGAACAATCCGTATGCATCAGGAGCGTGAGTATCCTGGACGAATCTCCAGCACCAGCTTGCAGAATCCCGGGTTCGTCGCGCTGGCTCACGCGTTTGGGGCCTTCGGTGAAGTGGTCGAGCGTACAGAGGATTTTCCCGCGGCTTTCGCTCGGGCGCAGGCGGCCGGTATTCCCGCTTTGCTCGAGTTGCGTACCGATCCACGACAGATCACACCTGCGCTGCGACTTGAATGA
- a CDS encoding putative quinol monooxygenase: MKRLIRVVILVMASCFCAGGANMALADATSDTANGPVVVVVHLDIVRPQVSQALPIMRGYLATTRQEHGIRNVELLLQVGTDNHFTVVETWDDRAAYDAHNASQAIRDYRTRIFPFLASPYDDRIHTEISAS, encoded by the coding sequence ATGAAGCGTTTGATTCGCGTGGTCATACTGGTGATGGCGAGCTGTTTCTGCGCGGGTGGCGCCAATATGGCGCTGGCCGATGCGACAAGCGATACGGCCAATGGCCCTGTGGTTGTCGTGGTGCATCTGGACATCGTCCGTCCCCAGGTGAGCCAGGCGCTGCCGATCATGCGGGGGTATCTCGCGACCACGCGCCAGGAACACGGCATCCGCAATGTCGAACTTCTGTTGCAGGTCGGCACGGACAATCACTTCACCGTAGTAGAGACATGGGACGACCGCGCGGCTTACGATGCACATAACGCTTCTCAAGCGATTCGCGATTACCGCACCCGGATTTTCCCGTTTCTGGCGAGTCCGTACGACGATCGCATTCATACGGAAATCTCGGCAAGCTAG
- a CDS encoding aspartyl protease family protein: MAVAWIPQAIIFKPPFCYWSMNRRLEHPYCEVMRFKGLIGVAALTAVVLSQAVAAAPTDTPADRAASVVAQLRDASSVNHATGCAARIAEGDIESGGLKGRFLIATDPGMQTGIIKTTNLGLLDFSIGVTKTGVWVQDGNATIRDADFPGFRTGLVSEIYWASGGLANACWPAEVRYVGEEPQGADVADILEVVPQGGKVTKVWVSRESHLPLKWTRRDEPAVATTSYAAYGSGTSHGIPLEQTFVDRDGTRWVLHTKRVRRSVPPSDVAALSTKPQTRLTDYGIDSATTTTVPMRIEGQLYVDVFLDGKGPFNFMVDTGATLQLSSKTIAQLGLKALGEGSDTDIDGNAFVERIVKLPEFRLGDAHIRGLYAKEADLGGGASGGPRPLDGVIGTELLDRFVTTFDYPHHSLTLALHPNLGAADDARFSIPFMLDHTLPVTTGQINGIPAQFWIDTGLNTAVVVNVPFALFHAGQMPSRRYDGGSIHGASGKGSPVFLGRLASIEVGQLTVPKPVALFPTLNVGLVSDTETAGDLGDALFMTSALTFDYQDRKAWVVPDATAAPSASKNVQTGMRVEVDSTGDAVVGAIYKDSPAWEAGLRKGDQITAIDGNPVSQDLVNATRRKISSGELKSVRLSVLRDKASFDVVVRPRDYIQ, translated from the coding sequence ATGGCGGTTGCCTGGATTCCGCAAGCGATCATTTTTAAACCGCCCTTTTGTTATTGGTCCATGAATAGACGACTAGAGCATCCTTACTGCGAGGTTATGCGTTTCAAGGGTTTAATCGGAGTCGCCGCCTTGACGGCTGTTGTCCTTAGCCAGGCAGTTGCCGCTGCGCCAACCGACACACCCGCCGATCGTGCCGCTTCAGTTGTCGCTCAACTGCGGGATGCGTCTTCCGTCAATCACGCCACAGGTTGCGCAGCGCGTATTGCCGAGGGCGATATCGAATCCGGTGGGTTGAAAGGACGCTTCCTGATCGCGACGGATCCCGGTATGCAAACCGGCATCATCAAAACGACGAACCTGGGGCTCCTCGATTTTTCCATCGGCGTTACGAAAACGGGTGTCTGGGTTCAGGACGGAAATGCGACGATACGCGACGCCGATTTCCCAGGCTTCCGTACCGGCCTCGTGAGCGAGATCTACTGGGCAAGCGGCGGCCTTGCCAATGCATGCTGGCCTGCCGAGGTGCGATACGTTGGCGAGGAGCCACAAGGCGCAGACGTGGCGGACATTCTCGAAGTCGTGCCTCAAGGCGGCAAGGTCACGAAGGTATGGGTTTCGCGCGAGTCGCATTTGCCGCTCAAATGGACGCGCCGTGACGAACCGGCTGTGGCGACTACATCATACGCAGCGTATGGGAGCGGCACGTCGCACGGGATCCCCCTTGAGCAGACATTCGTCGATCGTGACGGCACGCGTTGGGTGTTGCATACGAAGCGAGTACGCCGGTCAGTCCCGCCGTCTGACGTGGCAGCCCTTTCTACAAAGCCTCAAACCCGCTTGACCGACTACGGAATCGACTCGGCAACCACTACAACCGTGCCGATGCGGATCGAAGGCCAGCTTTACGTCGATGTGTTCCTCGACGGCAAGGGGCCGTTCAACTTCATGGTCGATACAGGTGCTACGCTGCAGTTATCCTCGAAGACCATCGCCCAACTCGGTCTAAAAGCCTTAGGAGAAGGGAGCGACACCGACATCGATGGAAATGCTTTTGTTGAGCGTATTGTGAAGCTCCCGGAGTTTCGTCTTGGCGATGCTCACATACGTGGCTTGTATGCGAAGGAGGCTGATTTAGGCGGCGGCGCCAGCGGCGGACCCAGGCCGCTGGATGGCGTTATCGGCACCGAGCTATTGGACCGGTTCGTGACCACCTTCGACTATCCACACCATTCGCTGACGCTCGCACTTCACCCAAACCTGGGTGCTGCCGATGACGCGCGGTTTAGCATTCCGTTTATGCTGGACCACACCTTGCCGGTGACGACGGGTCAGATCAATGGCATACCCGCTCAATTCTGGATCGATACCGGGTTGAATACGGCAGTGGTTGTCAACGTGCCATTTGCTTTGTTTCATGCGGGACAGATGCCGAGCCGCAGGTATGATGGCGGGTCGATCCACGGTGCGTCCGGCAAGGGATCGCCTGTATTTCTGGGCCGGCTCGCATCAATCGAGGTCGGTCAGCTAACCGTACCGAAACCTGTCGCGCTGTTCCCTACTTTGAACGTGGGGCTGGTAAGCGACACAGAGACCGCTGGCGATCTCGGTGACGCTTTGTTCATGACGTCAGCTTTGACGTTCGACTATCAGGATCGCAAGGCGTGGGTCGTTCCCGACGCGACGGCGGCGCCCTCTGCGTCGAAAAACGTTCAAACCGGTATGAGAGTGGAAGTCGATTCGACCGGCGACGCCGTGGTCGGAGCGATTTACAAGGATTCGCCCGCGTGGGAGGCTGGACTCAGGAAGGGCGACCAGATCACAGCGATCGACGGGAATCCGGTGTCGCAGGATCTGGTGAATGCTACGAGGCGGAAGATCTCTTCCGGTGAACTGAAGTCGGTGCGGTTGTCGGTGCTTCGCGACAAGGCCAGCTTTGACGTCGTCGTGCGACCGCGCGATTACATCCAATGA
- a CDS encoding LysR family transcriptional regulator: MSMKDVNDYVLFAEVVTHGGFAAASRVLRTPKSTVSRRIAALEQRLGVRLIERSTRRFRVTDVGQTFYERCRTIMLDVQQADAVASEALGEPQGVVRCSCPLGLVEVLSTAFSSFLSRFPKATLQVVAADRAVDLIEERIDVAIRVRVKLDSDASLIMRTLGHSSRILVAAPKMASLCAGGDIAILNEVATLATTDQMGEIVWEFRGPKDESFALRHQPRMTCVDFAALRDAAVAGLGVALLPDHACRDALDDGKLVHVFPHWTTPVGIIHLVFTTRRGLPPAVRSFIDHLASTFSDGTPR, encoded by the coding sequence ATGAGCATGAAAGACGTCAACGACTACGTGCTTTTCGCGGAGGTGGTCACGCATGGCGGGTTTGCTGCGGCCAGTCGCGTTCTGCGCACGCCCAAGTCCACGGTCAGCAGGCGCATCGCCGCGTTAGAGCAACGGCTTGGGGTAAGGTTGATTGAGCGTTCGACCCGTCGGTTCAGGGTGACCGACGTTGGACAGACGTTCTACGAGCGCTGCCGGACCATCATGCTCGACGTGCAGCAGGCCGACGCGGTCGCTTCAGAGGCATTGGGCGAGCCGCAAGGCGTCGTGCGATGCAGCTGCCCGCTAGGACTGGTGGAAGTGCTATCGACGGCATTCTCATCGTTTCTGTCGCGTTTCCCAAAGGCCACGCTACAGGTGGTGGCGGCGGACCGTGCAGTTGACCTGATCGAAGAAAGGATCGACGTTGCGATTCGTGTGCGTGTGAAGCTCGATTCGGATGCGTCACTGATCATGCGCACGCTCGGCCATTCTTCGCGTATCCTGGTTGCCGCGCCGAAAATGGCCTCGCTGTGCGCGGGCGGCGACATTGCGATCCTGAACGAGGTGGCAACGCTCGCAACCACAGACCAGATGGGGGAAATTGTGTGGGAGTTTCGTGGTCCGAAGGATGAGTCCTTTGCGCTTCGACATCAACCCCGTATGACCTGTGTGGACTTCGCCGCACTGCGCGATGCCGCCGTTGCCGGACTTGGCGTGGCGCTATTGCCTGACCATGCCTGCCGTGACGCGCTTGATGACGGAAAGCTTGTCCACGTATTTCCGCATTGGACGACTCCGGTCGGCATCATTCATCTGGTTTTTACAACGCGCCGAGGCTTGCCACCCGCTGTGCGTTCGTTTATCGATCACCTGGCTTCGACCTTCAGTGATGGAACACCTCGGTGA
- a CDS encoding ABC transporter substrate-binding protein — MASRLGALVCVACVAALAACTTSPQASRPSAQVVSELAPSGTMRAAINVGNPVLATMNTATGQPEGISVDLARELAKRLGVPVSFVIYNAAGKVTAGVQAQQWDVGFVGIDPERAEYMDYTPPYVIIQGVYMVPQDSKINTNADVDRAGVRIAISGGSVYDLYLSRRIKNAQLVRAPAPSLVTDMMLTQHYEVAAGVKQRLAADVARLPGLRLLDGNFMVIRQAMATPRNRPEATRYLTQFVEEMKSSGFVAASLQRHHVDSAEVAPAETAPQ; from the coding sequence ATGGCTTCGCGGCTCGGTGCGCTTGTCTGTGTGGCCTGCGTTGCCGCGCTGGCTGCCTGCACAACCTCGCCACAGGCCAGCCGCCCGTCTGCCCAGGTGGTGTCGGAGCTTGCACCGTCCGGTACGATGCGCGCCGCAATCAACGTCGGCAACCCCGTGTTGGCCACAATGAATACCGCCACCGGCCAACCCGAGGGCATCTCGGTCGATCTGGCGCGCGAACTGGCCAAGCGTTTGGGCGTGCCGGTTAGCTTCGTCATCTACAACGCGGCCGGCAAGGTCACGGCAGGTGTCCAGGCACAGCAGTGGGACGTTGGATTCGTCGGCATCGATCCCGAGCGGGCAGAGTATATGGACTACACGCCGCCGTACGTGATTATCCAGGGCGTCTATATGGTGCCTCAGGATTCGAAGATCAACACCAACGCCGATGTGGACCGGGCCGGCGTGCGCATCGCTATCAGCGGTGGAAGTGTCTACGATCTGTATCTCTCGCGACGCATCAAGAACGCACAGCTTGTGCGGGCGCCGGCTCCGTCACTGGTGACCGACATGATGCTCACGCAGCACTATGAAGTCGCGGCAGGCGTCAAACAGCGGCTCGCGGCGGACGTCGCACGTCTGCCAGGACTGCGTCTGCTGGACGGGAATTTCATGGTGATCCGCCAGGCCATGGCCACGCCCCGCAACCGGCCCGAGGCGACGCGCTATCTCACGCAATTCGTCGAGGAAATGAAGTCCTCCGGTTTCGTGGCGGCGTCCTTGCAGCGGCATCATGTCGATAGCGCAGAAGTAGCGCCCGCAGAAACCGCGCCGCAATAA